Proteins encoded together in one Burkholderiales bacterium window:
- a CDS encoding ATP-binding cassette domain-containing protein, which translates to AKVSALSGGERNRLLLARLFTRPANVLVLDEPTNDLDIETLELLESLLQEYSGTLFLVSHDRAFLDNVVTQVIAFEGAGKLVEYVGGYADWQRIKQPQASEPRREKVAPAGIKSRAKPAIERAKLSYKETRELESLPSRIQALEDEQRAISEQLSDAGLYQSQAEKVARLRERFAETEEELMAGLARWEALEARQSASAG; encoded by the coding sequence GCGCCAAGGTCTCGGCGCTATCCGGCGGCGAGCGCAACCGCCTGCTGCTGGCGCGCCTGTTTACGCGGCCGGCCAACGTGCTGGTGCTCGATGAGCCGACCAACGATCTCGATATCGAGACGCTGGAGTTGCTCGAATCGCTGCTGCAGGAATATTCGGGAACGCTGTTTTTGGTCAGCCACGACCGCGCGTTTCTCGACAATGTCGTGACCCAGGTCATCGCGTTCGAGGGCGCCGGCAAGCTGGTCGAATATGTCGGCGGTTACGCCGACTGGCAGCGCATAAAGCAGCCGCAAGCAAGCGAACCGAGGCGCGAAAAAGTGGCCCCGGCGGGGATCAAAAGTCGGGCGAAGCCAGCCATTGAACGCGCGAAACTGAGTTACAAGGAAACGCGCGAGCTGGAATCGCTTCCATCCCGCATTCAGGCGCTTGAAGACGAGCAGCGCGCGATCAGCGAACAGTTGTCGGACGCCGGTCTGTACCAATCGCAAGCAGAAAAAGTCGCGAGGCTGCGCGAGCGTTTCGCGGAAACAGAAGAAGAATTGATGGCCGGGCTCGCTCGTTGGGAAGCGCTGGAAGCGAGGCAGTCGGCGAGTGCCGGTTGA